AGACCTAGCGGCGACTACTCCGCCGATGCCTCCGCCAAGGATCAGTATCGATTTCGACTCGGTCACTTTCTGTCGCCTCCGTTCTTGGTTGTAGGCGGCACCGCCGCCGTGTTGTTAGAAGACGAGAACCCGGTCAGACTGCAACGTCCAGTCGGTCAGTTCGTCCATGGTGCTGCGGTAGCAGCCATCCGCAAGCTCTTCGTCGGTGATACCCCGAGCGTCCAAACAGGTTCCGCAAACGCCCACGGTGCCACCTCCGCGGGCGACCGAGCGAACCATGTGCTCGATGTTGTAGTAACCCCGTGGC
This window of the Acidobacteriota bacterium genome carries:
- a CDS encoding DsrE family protein, with the protein product MSILFILNDPPYGTERSYNGLRLAGSVARRENETVRVFLIGDAAACAKVGQKVPRGYYNIEHMVRSVARGGGTVGVCGTCLDARGITDEELADGCYRSTMDELTDWTLQSDRVLVF